The following proteins are co-located in the Syngnathus scovelli strain Florida chromosome 5, RoL_Ssco_1.2, whole genome shotgun sequence genome:
- the hmx4 gene encoding H6 family homeobox 4 — MLLWCVHHRHLSACIYRRGEINKGGVYALENMSKVDATCRPSASLKFTIDNILNLKTSGRASDSCHPHGEHDVSATAKCKGRILQSKLEGPGTQHRQESDESDFPHENNRASDSAIDNGRAAEARFESGDSSCDDCSSTTTTTEPLKADSPTKKSKMITKKKTRTIFSKRQIFQLESTFDMKRYLSSAERACLASSLQLTETQVKIWFQNRRNKLKRQISSEIDGPVSDFPETVKPVVVGQLPALYKESSLLGRCLMPMPLPVVYPGSNTPYLCFSNTSKYFSLYDGDV; from the exons ATGCTGCTATGGTGTGTACACCATCGACACCTTAGTGCTTGCATTTATCGAAGAGGAGAAATAAACAAAGGGGGAGTTTACGCATTGGAGAATATGAGTAAAGTGGACGCAACATGTCGTCCCAGCGCCTCTCTCAAATTCACCATTGATAACATCCTAAATCTGAAAACAAGCGGGCGCGCCAGTGACAGCTGTCATCCCCACGGAGAGCACGATGTCTCGGCCACGGCGAAGTGTAAAGGCCGCATCCTGCAAAGCAAACTGGAGGGACCCGGAACCCAGCACAGGCAAGAATCGGACGAAAGTG aCTTCCCCCACGAGAATAACCGGGCCAGCGACTCGGCCATCGACAACGGTCGGGCTGCGGAGGCGCGCTTCGAGAGCGGAGACAGCAGCTGCGATGACTGTAGCTCCACCACCACGACCACGGAACCTCTTAAAGCGGACAGTCCCACGAAGAAGAGTAAAATGATCACGAAAAAGAAAACGCGCACCATTTTTTCCAAGAGACAGATCTTCCAGTTGGAGTCTACGTTCGACATGAAGCGCTACTTGAGCAGCGCGGAGCGCGCCTGTCTCGCCAGCTCTCTGCAGCTCACCGAAACGCAGGTGAAAATATGGTTCCAGAACCGTAGGAATAAATTGAAACGGCAAATCTCGAGTGAAATCGACGGACCAGTGAGCGACTTCCCGGAGACGGTGAAACCCGTGGTGGTGGGTCAGCTCCCCGCCTTGTACAAGGAGAGCAGCCTGCTAGGGAGGTGCCTGATGCCCATGCCATTGCCCGTCGTGTACCCGGGTTCAAACACGCCTTACCTCTGTTTCTCCAACACCAGCAAGTACTTCAGCCTCTATGATGGGGACGTATGA
- the hmx1 gene encoding homeobox protein HMX1, with protein MQKKLMDTHTPLLSSPRASSFFIENLLASGPHERDSPSESSRYGAAARSDTASPVSRRGVISAEPLVNWYPRALTTPCSPSVNTRSEDHCCSVSTSDRSSPAVSEPITDDSYESDRKLGDGNLIDIHDEAQSGFDAPPDSNTTRKKKTRTVFSRSQVFQLESTFDMKRYLSSSERAGLAASLHLTETQVKIWFQNRRNKWKRQLAADLETVHIPNPSQRVIRVPILYHDGPPAMAFNLNGHQVFSNSIAYPLSSLAHSMSILRSQMSGLV; from the exons ATGCAGAAGAAGCTGATGGACACCCACACGCCTCTATTGTCATCACCGAGGGCGTCGTCTTTTTTCATTGAGAATCTACTGGCGTCGGGGCCACACGAGCGGGATTCTCCTTCCGAAAGCAGCCGATATGGAGCTGCGGCGCGCTCGGACACTGCCAGCCCGGTCTCGCGGCGCGGCGTCATAAGCGCGGAGCCGCTGGTAAACTGGTACCCAAGAGCTTTGACTACCCCGTGCA GTCCATCTGTTAACACGAGGTCCGAGGACCACTGCTGCTCGGTGTCGACCAGTGACAGAAGTTCTCCCGCCGTCTCAGaaccgattacagacgacagctACGAGTCGGACAGGAAATTAGGGGACGGCAACCTGATTGATATCCACGACGAAGCTCAGAGTGGTTTTGATGCACCCCCTGACTCGAACACCACCAGGAAGAAGAAAACCCGAACTGTGTTCAGCCGAAGCCAAGTGTTTCAACTGGAGTCCACCTTTGACATGAAACGGTACCTGAGCAGCTCGGAGAGGGCCGGCCTGGCCGCATCACTCCACCTGACAGAGACCCAAGTCAAGATCTGGTTCCAGAACCGCAGGAATAAATGGAAGAGACAGCTGGCGGCGGATCTCGAGACTGTACACATTCCCAACCCGAGCCAGAGGGTGATAAGAGTCCCCATTTTGTATCATGACGGACCTCCTGCAATGGCTTTTAATTTGAACGGACATCAGGTCTTCTCGAACTCTATCGCGTATCCCCTGTCCTCCCTGGCCCACTCCATGAGCATACTGAGGTCGCAGATGAGCGGCTTGGTGTAA